One genomic window of Blastocatellia bacterium includes the following:
- the sppA gene encoding signal peptide peptidase SppA, with translation MTRRGKIILALFLGTTVIVGVLGLLLVMSLFSSSTPKVASDSILELKLSGSMPEAIADDPFIKLFGGQTSSLKSTLENIQKAKLDKNIKGILLLLDGPGLGLGRVQDVRDALADFKQSGKPIYAYMEQGGDLEYSIAISADKIYVAPAGALLVKGFAVHATFMRGFLDKIKVEPNFTRYGKYKSAVERYTRSEMSPEDKEALNALLDDIYKNYVSEISKSRKKDEAEVQKLIDEGPYNIPKQAKEVGLIDDAIYLDEVKNKIKEELKLTEYRAITSGKYNNVSPFEFGIGKDGRIAIIYASGAIMSGKSNSSPFSDETIGSDTVAAAIKKAREDKDIKAIILRVNSPGGSPLASDIIWREIMLTKQAKKPIVACMSDYAASGGYYISMAADKIVAQPSTITGSIGIFGGKLNINGLYKEHLGMNVEALTRGKNADFYSEYKNFSEEELQKLQKYMDDFYLDFTSKAAEGRNMKLESLQEIAQGRVWSGVKGKELGLVDELGGLQKAIEVAKQLANMPATSSPQLVEYPKIKGFAALLSNLEEETSISEKLNKLNFDEQLKQKCLRK, from the coding sequence ATGACACGACGGGGAAAGATTATCTTAGCCTTGTTTTTAGGTACTACTGTAATAGTTGGGGTTTTAGGACTTCTACTAGTGATGAGTCTATTTTCTAGCTCTACTCCTAAGGTTGCAAGCGATAGCATCTTAGAGCTAAAACTATCAGGAAGTATGCCTGAAGCAATAGCAGATGACCCTTTTATAAAGCTTTTTGGCGGTCAAACTTCATCACTAAAAAGCACACTTGAAAATATCCAAAAAGCAAAACTAGATAAAAATATTAAAGGAATCCTTTTACTTTTAGATGGGCCTGGTCTAGGTCTAGGGCGAGTTCAAGATGTCCGAGATGCTCTAGCAGATTTTAAGCAATCAGGTAAACCTATTTATGCTTATATGGAGCAGGGCGGAGATTTAGAATATTCTATAGCTATTTCAGCCGACAAAATTTATGTTGCTCCAGCAGGAGCCTTATTAGTAAAAGGTTTTGCTGTCCACGCAACTTTTATGAGGGGCTTTTTAGATAAAATCAAAGTTGAGCCAAATTTTACTCGTTACGGCAAATATAAAAGTGCTGTTGAACGCTATACCCGTTCGGAAATGTCTCCAGAAGATAAAGAAGCCTTAAATGCTCTGCTAGATGATATTTATAAAAACTATGTTTCAGAAATATCTAAATCTCGCAAAAAAGATGAAGCAGAAGTACAAAAACTTATTGATGAAGGCCCATACAATATCCCAAAACAAGCTAAAGAAGTTGGCTTGATTGATGATGCAATCTACCTAGATGAAGTAAAAAATAAGATCAAAGAAGAATTAAAACTTACAGAATACCGGGCAATTACTAGCGGTAAATATAATAATGTTAGCCCTTTTGAGTTTGGCATTGGAAAAGATGGTCGTATTGCTATTATTTATGCTTCTGGGGCAATTATGTCTGGTAAGAGTAATAGTAGCCCTTTTTCCGATGAAACCATTGGCTCAGATACCGTTGCAGCCGCAATTAAAAAAGCCCGTGAGGACAAAGATATAAAAGCTATTATTTTAAGAGTTAATAGCCCAGGTGGTTCACCTCTTGCGTCTGATATTATTTGGCGAGAAATAATGCTAACCAAACAAGCTAAAAAACCAATAGTTGCTTGTATGTCAGATTATGCTGCTTCAGGTGGTTATTATATTTCTATGGCAGCAGATAAAATTGTAGCCCAACCTTCTACAATTACTGGTTCAATAGGAATTTTTGGAGGTAAGCTTAATATAAATGGTCTTTATAAAGAGCATTTAGGTATGAATGTAGAAGCATTAACACGCGGCAAAAATGCAGACTTTTATTCAGAATATAAAAATTTTAGCGAAGAAGAACTTCAAAAACTTCAAAAATATATGGATGACTTCTACCTAGATTTTACTAGTAAAGCTGCCGAGGGTCGCAATATGAAACTAGAATCTCTTCAAGAAATTGCTCAAGGCCGTGTTTGGAGTGGAGTCAAAGGTAAAGAATTAGGTTTAGTTGATGAATTAGGTGGACTGCAAAAAGCTATTGAAGTTGCTAAACAGCTAGCTAATATGCCTGCTACTAGTAGCCCACAACTAGTTGAATATCCAAAAATTAAAGGCTTTGCAGCCCTTTTAAGTAATTTAGAAGAAGAAACATCAATCAGTGAAAAGCTAAACAAGCTCAACTTCGACGAGCAATTGAAGCAGAAATGCCTAAGGAAATGA
- the pepE gene encoding dipeptidase PepE — protein sequence MSKRLLLLSNSRNYGGAYLAHAEKEIKNFLGPDIKEILFIPFAAVRFSYDEYTNIVSSKFTELGYSVRSIHQASNYTQAIENAQAIVVGGGNTFQLLKCFYENNILELVRGRVSKGLPYIGWSAGSNMACPTIKTTNDMPIAQPPSFNALGLIPFQINPHYTEAILANHQGETRDERLAEFLVLNPDLYVVGLREGSLLQLTNNHLELLGEKTLKVLRYAQEIKEYTSKDSIEFLMK from the coding sequence ATGTCTAAACGCTTACTACTTCTTAGCAATTCTAGAAATTATGGTGGAGCTTATTTAGCTCACGCAGAAAAAGAAATAAAAAATTTTCTTGGCCCTGATATAAAAGAAATTCTATTTATTCCTTTTGCTGCTGTACGTTTTTCTTATGATGAATATACTAATATCGTATCTAGCAAATTTACTGAATTAGGTTATAGTGTTCGCTCAATTCATCAAGCAAGCAATTACACCCAAGCTATAGAAAATGCCCAAGCCATAGTAGTTGGCGGAGGTAACACTTTTCAATTATTAAAATGTTTTTATGAAAATAATATATTAGAACTTGTACGAGGTAGAGTTAGCAAAGGACTACCTTATATTGGTTGGAGTGCTGGATCAAATATGGCTTGTCCAACAATTAAAACTACTAATGATATGCCTATTGCCCAGCCACCTAGTTTTAATGCTTTAGGTCTTATACCTTTTCAAATTAACCCACATTATACAGAAGCAATACTAGCAAATCATCAAGGTGAAACAAGGGATGAAAGGTTAGCTGAATTTTTAGTTCTAAATCCTGATCTTTATGTTGTAGGGCTTAGAGAAGGTAGTTTGCTACAACTAACAAACAACCACTTAGAATTGTTAGGGGAGAAAACATTAAAAGT